One Engraulis encrasicolus isolate BLACKSEA-1 chromosome 4, IST_EnEncr_1.0, whole genome shotgun sequence genomic window, AGtgttcattgagagtaaatagaattctaTCTCAATGTTAGTGTTACTCGTGGTGAGTGACCAACATTAAGCCTACACATATCCGTTTCAAGTTACCACTAGTTTAGGAATTAATAGCAAGCTATAAGCTATTAAAAATAGGCTATGCTGGCGATGTTTTAGTGTTTGTTTAGTCCTTTAGTCCGTTAAGTACTTTTTCCGAGTATTATAGAGTAGAATGACTTTGGTTTAGTCACCTTAGAGCTGTCATGGGTCACATGTATAGGCATACGTTTTTTCTACACGTTTGTAACAGGCTGTTGTTTATTTAGAATGTCAGGGAAGAAACAGAAGAGCCTTCTTTCCTTCTGGGAAAAGGCTCAGAAACCAAAGGCAGGGGGGCAGATAATATGATGATGGAAGAAATTGCTACTACATCAGTAGAGATGGCAGAGAAGACTTTGGCTGTGTGTTCATATATCTGTCGTCCAGTATTTCACtggaaatataataattaatgaggaaatgtcagtgccagcacccatcttttgcatgggcctttgggtttctcaagctaacttggttgttttgaaaggcaatatataaaattattattattgtagagGTTTAGTCTTGGTGAGACCGTCAGTAAAGAGCTATTTCTTACTCTGATACTTCTCCAACCCAAAGTTAGGCCTACTGTTCCCACTGTTGATATGTAgcctaattgaaataaatccattccACAACGTCTTGACATGATAATCAAAGTTTACTGTTattcttaaccctattcagactgggcttttttggcattcctgggcctggggggggctcttttgacccccccccccctcataactcatgaacggaatacggtatgaccaccaaactttggggagatgatctacatatggacatctatgaatgacataatttttgtgtcattatctggtattatgacgtcattatgacatcatctgtttataatacccaaaatctcgccataatgtattttccatcaaatttaggtaatgcacttaaattttaatgattatatgcttcagaccactttaatgttcacaaagctgtctgatgctaatggaaatagcaaaaaaatatgaaaaaggaacaataatgagacttagatcagtgattttcggtcagacatacctgtcagaaaaccgttgccatggcaacgacaaaaatgataaacataatcttttggtactaaactgtagccaactaaatgttaggaaaagtcaccaagtttcgtagtcatagcttaagtcgttaaggaattatactacatcaaagttggtgcgggcacttttagccccccccccagtctggatagggttaatacagTTGCAAAACGTACATGAACCAACAAAATGTCtctaatgaaaataaaaaggttTAAAGTCTCTCGGGTAGCCTAGTTGAAGAGCAACAGGCAAGAAGACTGTTCGCTTCCACGGTTCCTTGCGATCTGAAACGAAAAGCGCGAGAGGCTATGGAAGCCGGCTCGTgagtcttaaagcgacagtacacatttttaatccaAAACAACAAGTAATCTTATAAACATGAATTCTTATTCTTTTAAccttcctatataatattcatcatttcaaTCATGAAATTAACTTATCTATGAAAttacaaattcaaatgaaattatTTATTATCTTATAATGCATTTTTAAgcaatttctatttatttaaaCTAAAAGTCCACTTTGGCCGCTACAATAATAATTAATGAGGAAACCCAGCACCCATCTTTTGCATGGGCCTTTGGGTTTCTCAAGCtaacttggttgttttgaaaggcaatatataaaattattattattattattattattattattattattattattattattattatatgcccccccccgcacccccacgccccacccaatctcactcccaacaaaattcaaaacttgagagccctgcatCAACATTTTCTAATCCCTCTGATACAACAGTGGTCAAATATTGAGTAGACAAGACAGAGGGTTAAGTATGTGGAAAAAgaagtgcagatattgtttggtccttcagttgtgcatcaatgtttcaaccttgcacaataagagcactagtggttcaatccgaaaacttggattgagtttactcactttcttcactgacacttacctttctctctctgtatttcccactctcaaaaacataaataaacagagaTTCACAAGCAGGGTGAGGGGAACAAGAGGGtaaatatgagctatgattttttttgcatttttcattatttttctataagCCCGGGTCAAAtggacccgaacaccttacaagggttaaattcTTTGATAAAAatactgatcacatgttgagtggacaaggcagagggtgaattgtgtggaaaaaggagtgcagatattgttgggTCCTCCAGTTGTGCATGTTGCAACCTTGCACGAGAAGAGCACCATTGGCTCAATCCAAGATCTTGGATTTACttactttcttcactgtctctttatctttctctctctattctattGTCTTCAAGATGGCGGCTATGctgtcatatagcctactactgtcTTCAAGATGGCTGCTATGCTGTCATAGAGtatgttacaatatgcgaccttgcctcctccacttgtgcttgtttcctcgtaccaggaagtaatatgccatgatgacatcactgacaatagcattttatttcaatatcttgaaaaagctcaattgtaaagtatttttctcatttgcaattggaatggtgaatgaaaaacagtccctcaaaagttgatgtggctaggctgacagctgggaaacttcatcgttttcaccacggaggatgggccaggaggcggggcgaggccacaagcacaagtggaggaggcaaggtcgcatattgtaacgcactcatattCTACTGTCTTCAAGATGGCGGCTATGCTGTCATATTCTACTGTCTTCAAGATGGCTACTATGCTGTCATATTTAGGGTGACCAAACGTCCGTATTTTCCGGGACATGTCCTGATTTTGCGCCCTGTCCTGGGCGTCTCGAGATATTTCATGAAATTATAGAAATGTCCTGGTTTTTGTCTGATTGAAACTAACTAAAAGTGACAACAAGCTATAACCACGGCATGCGTGCACTAGGTTCTAGCGTGTGTCTCTGGCTTTTTTAAATGAAGGGGCTAGTAGACAGAAAACCATTCGAGCACTTCTGCCAGCAACATGCCGAAATGCAAACGTTCATCATCGTTGAGTTACTTGGAAAATTCCTGAATATTGATCGGGACAGAGTGAGAGTCATCGCGGCCGAGTGCATATTTGAACAAGCAGAAATAACCAAAGAGACATATTCTGCTTAGCAAATCAAGTACTAGATAAAACTATCAAGTTTGTCAGAATAACAATATAGGCTAGTAGATGAAAAGGCTAAAGATGAAAGGCAATGACGGATGACAGAAAATGTATGCTTGATCTCCAGCAGATCTTACATGTGTTATCCCATGTCAATTCagccaatccccacacactttttAGATTAACTCCATGAACATGTCTCAATGTTGCAttttagtgatgggcaacctgaattcaTTGGGCCTACTTATAGTCCTCCAGTGCCACattccaaattacctgggttCACTTGAAAAGTCTGTAGAACCACTAGTTGAATTGGACAGAAAAACAATGAGGTCAAATTGAAATATGTGACCCTGGAATGTAAAGTAGTGAATACGTTGTATAGGCCTATAGGGTAGCATAAAATAGAACAAAGGATCCATAAATTACCAGGCCTATAGACTATTCTAAATGACTTTGTGAGGCCTGAATAAAGAAATATTACAAAtactattcccccccccccccccccccatcgatGGGGGGCGATATGGTCACCCTAGTCATATTCTACTTTCGTCAAGATGGTGGCTATGCTGTCAATTTCTACTGTCATATTCTACTGTCTTCAAGATGGCTGCTATGCTGTCATATTCTACTGTAAATCCTAACACAACTGGAAGAAAACTGAGGAAGATTTCGTATAGTCATCTTGGGTGTTGGGTACTGTCTTGCAGCAATAGTCTAAAACAAGCGTCACCAAAAAAAGttacattatttttttataaTCTATAAAATGCTCTAAAGGTCTTGGAGTTGAATCCCTAAAGcacccttgagaaaggcacctaacctcacattgctccagggactgcaccAATACCCTGTGTCTATAATAATAACTAAGTGGctatggataaaagtgtcagctgtgtagtgtaatgtaatgtaatgtaatgtgtaacagTCAGGAATGTATGTAACATATGCACTGTAAATTAGATTATTACAAAAGTGGAAGTTGTACAATATTTGAAATGTAACTTTTTTTAATTCCATtgacaaaaataaaatacatacatacatacagtggacAGATGTGGTCATATAGATGCATACCATTCTTGCAGAATATATTTTATTGATACGTAAATACTATtcttgaagaatatattttattgTCTTTATGTACATCAGCTGTTAGGACATTAGACAAAACACACAGTTTGACCTCTGAACAGCCGGAAGGTCAAAGTGTGACTTCTGGACAGCATAAAGGTCATCATAGCGGACACTCTTAAACCGGATGAAGACACATGACacaatctgtctgtgtgtgtgtgtgtgtgtgtgtgtgtgtgtgtgtgtgtgtgtgtgtgtgtgtgtgtgtgatgtagacaTGACTTGATGCTGACCAGCTGCTCACAAGGAACAAACACTAAGCACAGCAGGCAAATATACACACGATGCAAACcctctttattgtgtgtgtgtgtgtgtgtgtgtgtgtgtgtgtgtgtgtgtgtgtgtgtgtgtgtgtgtgtgtgtgtgtgtgtgtgtaatcaataTAGTATTGGAgagcgtttgagtgtgtgtgtgtgtgtgtgtgtgtgtgtgtgtgtgtgtgtgtgtgtgtgtgtgtgtgtgtgtgtgtgtgtgtaatcagtaTAGTATTGGAGAgcgtttgagtatgtgtgtgtgtgtgtgtgtgtgtgtgtgtgtgtgtgtgtgtgtgtgtgtgtgtgtgtgtgtgtgtgtgtgtgtgtgtgtgtgtgtgtgtgtgtgtgtgtaatcagtaTAGTATTGGAGAGCGTTTGAGTATGTATGGTCGGCGTGGCTGCTTGTTGCTGCTATAGGCCGCCTGCCTCTTCAGGATGTAGGGAGATTTCCTCTTCAGTAACGCGTCAGAACTCAGGTACTCCTCAACGTccgacacctaaacacacacacacacacacacacacacacacacacacacacacacacacacacacacacacacacacacacacacacacacacacacacacacacacacacacacacacacacacacacacacacacacacacattattattcattatattaggcctatattcattacATTCATTCATAAGACATTTTTAGCCAAAATGACCTACCTACATTTACTAAGACAAAAGGGCTCCTTTAGTTCCATTTAGtcaatgtgtcagtgtgtgtgtgtgtgtgtgtgtgtgcgcgcgcgtgtgtacatttgtgtacgtgcgtgtgtgtgtgtgtgtgtgcgcacgcgtgcgtgtgtgtgtgcgtacgtgcgtttgtgtgtgtttgtgtgtgtgtgtgtgtgtgtgtgtgtgtgtgtgtgtgtgtgtgtgtgtgtgtgtgtgtgtgtgtgtgtgtgtgagagagatcagcCAGTCATGTTACATGATGTGTGTACAGTAGTACATTAGTGTTTAGGTGTCTTCAGCAATGGTAGATGGCTGGAGATCAACAAGACAAGCACATATGTAGTacaaacgtgtatgtgtgtgtgtacgtgtgtgtgtgtctgtgtgtgtgcgtgtgcgtgtttgtgtgagtgtgagtgtgtgtgtgtgtgtgtgtgtgtgtgtgtgtgtgtgtgtgtgtgtgtgtgtgtgcgcgtagtgtatgtgtgtgtgtatgtgtgcgtatgtgtgtgtgtgtgtgtgcgtgtgtgtgtgtgtgtgtgtgtgttgtcacctctCGGGGCTTCAGTACTCTGCAGAGGCTCTGGAGGGTGTAAACATCCTCTGCTGATTGGCTACTGAGGGGAGGTAGGCGGGGCCTGTagtcctcatcctcgtcctcgaTAGGTCCATCGCTCTCTGGCTGCCACGCCCCCTCCAGGCCGTCCAGGAGGCCGCACACCTGCAGTAGCGTCAGTCGCCACAAGATGGTACTATGCTTACTCTGCTTcaactgcagagaggagaggagaggagaggagaggagaggagaggagagaagaggagaggagaggatggggagaggatggggagaggagaggagaggggaggagaagagaggagaggagattagaggagaggagaggagaggagacaggaggagaggagagatgtggagaggggagatgaggagaggagaggagaagacaggagaggagaggagaggagaggagaggagaggagaggagaggagaggagaggagaagagaatagaagagaagagaagaggagaggagatgagggaagagaacaaaagaggagaggagaggagaggagaggagagaagagaagagaagagaagagaagagaagagaagagaagagaaaataagaaaggggatgggaggagagtgtagagaggagaggagaggggaggggagtgtagagaagaggagaggagaggagaggaggaaagaggaacaGGTTGTACACACTTTACACAGTTCACATGTTGAAACATCCTAACCATACGGcactgtgctaaggggttaaggggggtggagagggacagagggggacAGAGGGGGACATCAAACTTCCACTTTTGCAGAACTCAACTCAGAGACCATTACAACCCTTCAGAATATCGGATATACACTGTAGAAACACCCTAGAGGCCTATATCTTATCTCGATATACAATAAACCACAGTCCTGTTATGGGAATATTAGACATGGGCCTATATATTAGCTAGAGATAtaggctacaatacaatacaccacAGTCTTGCTATGGGAATATTAGACATGGGCCTATATATTAGCTAGAGATAtaggctacaatacaatacaccacAGTCTTGCTATGGGAATATCAGATATAGGCCAATATCTTATCTCGATATATAAGGGTAGTTGACGTGACGTgtcaattttgctgtcacaggctcttaaaatgaagttcattcattctttcaaaaTTGTAAATGTTTTAAATGGTTAAACTTGTGTCTGTGTTGTGAAAAAGTACTAGGCCTATGTAATTAATTCAGAGTTTAAATAAGTTTACAAAATTTTGAGTCAattgtcacatttgtcctatggtgtgactgtcacaagcctggctCAAGCCGACATGTAGTGCTGGGGTTCAGAGCGCGGCACATATAATGATCCCGAAATGCCAGCAGAGGGCGACGGTGAGCAGACACAGCTATAATACAGTTGTATATAATAATCCCCAATCGCCTCCCTTCTCTACAATATAATGATATCCAACCGCCCCCCTTCTCTACAATATAATAATCCCCAATCGCCTCCCTTCTCTACAATATAATGATATCCAACCGCCCCCCTTCTCTGCTTCATGTGGCCCATTTGAATCTCAAGCAGCTTGAATGTCATGGTTCAGATCCCCCATTTAGTTTCCCCAGACGGTAAGTGAGGTGTGCCCAGTTCTTCCATTGGGTTTCCCAGACagtaagaggagagaagatggtgaGTACATTAGGTTGCACTTTTAAAAGCAGTTTCCACACTCTGTAAGGGTATTAGGCTGCACTTTTAAAGGCACTTTATTGCCTTCTGTCCACAATGAgggatttcatttatttatttgatctGAAAGCCGAGTAGAGGAGAATGGCATATGAATGAAGAGgtatgtcctctcttctcttcttttctcctctcctccactccactctcctctcttctcctctccccttctcttctcttctctcttcacccctcttctcctctcctctcctcctcctttcttctattctcctgccctctcctcgaTCATCCTCTTaactcctctcctgccctctcctcactcctgccctctcccctcctctcttctcttctcccctcctctcctcttctctcctcctctcctaatccctcttcccatctcatctcctctcttctcctcttctctcctcctcttctctccttctcctttcctctcttcacctgccatctcctctgtcttcctctcctctcctgcactctcctctcctgtcctctcttcattcccctctcctctccacaaacacaaacacacacgtgtgcgcacacatatacacacacacacacacgggcacgtgcatgcacacacacacacaaacacacacacaaacacacaaacacacaaacacacaaacacacacacacacacgtgcgcgcgcacacacacacacacatacacacgtgcgcgcacgcacacacatacacacgtgcgcgcgcacacacacacacacacacatatgtgtgcgcacgcacgcacgcacgcacacacacacacacacacacacacatgcgtgcgcgcacacacacacacacacacacacacacacacacacacacacacacacacacacacacaccaatcagcaggtggggttgggggggcaaagaggtcagttgtctcgggcccgtGAAGAGTGGGGGCCCATAACCTCATTACATTACCTGTATTAGGTGGAGGGCCCTTGTAGATGCTGCTGGCAGCGGCCATGCAcgtaggcacacagacacacactagcaTTCAGACAAACGCCAGTGTTCAGATACAGACTCACTTCAGTGGAAGAGAGAGTGTCAATCAGATACCCACAGGTGTATATCCACAAACAAAGATGTTCAGTTACACACAGTATTTCACAGGTGTTCAAATACACATAGTATTGCAGGTGTTCAGCTGGTTTCGTGGATGGATTTTGATGCTGTGAAGGATACCACTGAGCTACTCTGgcagcgtgcgtgtgtctgtgtgtgtgtttgacagtcaaCAATCGGCCTTCgcttaggctgtgtgtgtgtgtgtgtgtgtgtgtgtgtgtgtgtgtgtgtgtgtgtgtgtgtgtgtgtgtgtgtgtgcgcgcgcacgcgcgcgtgtgacTACGAGCCTAGGCTACACAGCAGTCACTGTCGCGTCCATCAATAACCAAACCTAGTAACCACATATATGCACGTCTTCAAGGTGATGGAAGAGTCGCTTGATGCTTGGAAATAGTTTGGTTAATCCACAATTTGTATTCGTATTAACGTTTCACATTTCAGACGCAACGTGCAATTGAATGCTTTGGAAGGGAATCGACTGATAACGTGTAATGAAATGCCCCCTTCATATTTCTTTGCTGCCGTCGGGTCTGGGGTCACATTAGGGAGGTGTGCGTTAAACAGGGAGGTGTGCTGTGGTGTCCGAAGTTTTCCAGGTTCCAAAAGTTATGGTGAAGGGCTTGGGAGGGATTAACACACCTCTTCTCTCACGTTTGATGTGGATTTATTGTTGACAAAacttaacttaaacactttacaAAATAAATACTGGGGCGCTAATCTAATCGAAAAACCAAAATAAAGGTGCTTGTAAAAGAAGAATGTGGTCAAAACAGTGTGTTCTGCCATCCACCATTATCCAAACTTTTCCATCATCGACCTGCGCACCACGTCACAGGAAAAGTTCCAAATTGTGTACCACGTGATCAGATGGCTGGAGAGCTCAGCTCAGTTATCATTATTTCTATACATTATTCCCTACTATTTCTATGCAATATTTACTGTCCTTGTTTACACTTTTTCATAACCAAATATTGAAAATTAAAACATGATTTAAACAAACTAAAACTACGAAATGGCTATCACATGTGCTGTGACAGAGGGTCACATTGGGGAGGTGTGCTGTGACAGAGGGTCACATTAGGGAGGTGTGCTGTGACAGAGGGTCACATTAGGGAGGTGTGCGTTAAACAGGGAGGTGTGCTGTGCGTTAAGTTAAGACTTTTCATTATTCCCTTGTCATGGTAATTGTGCTGATATTGAGGTAATAAATCAACATCATGAAGGTGATTATTCAAAATCCATACAGCTTGCTCGTTATTTCAAATTATCATTAAGGTAGACACATTACTCCATTCTATTTCAATCCAAGTTGTACCATCCCTGATATTGTCCATAAAATTCACATCAATCAGGTGATTTCTCTACAGGGTATTTATTTAATAGAGGACTTCTCTACACACTGTTGGCCATATCCAGTTATGCACTAAACAACGGATTTCTAGACGCTGTTTCCAGAGGCTCAAATCTACATAGAGCACTTGTCTCCTCACGGTGACCAGATTACACATATAGGCCCACTGCTTAACTCAGAAAACTATACAACACAAGCCTTCACTACACAGAATACAACTCTACTCTGCATGCTGTTGTCAGACAACATCTCTGTTAGAAAGCTGCACTCGGTCGTACAGGACGTTACATCagtgtttgtatgtattttccccctgtagtgtgctcgcgGTACGCCAGggctacccctggttgggaatcattATGCTCTATTACACAGGACCTGTGAGAAAAAACTGCcctctacactatactacactgcactgaactacactacactacactacactgcactacactacactacattacactgccctctacactacactacactacactacactacactacactacacactacactagacactacactacactacactacactacactacactacactacactacactacactacacactacactacacactacactacactacactacacgggtacaggtcttttcgtcgaatggattcttgagaggggaccattcgaacaaaacgttggaccattagtataaggcaggggatctttagtcgaggacggtccgtctaccgcaaaagccaacgaaaggtccttaaaattgaactaaagatccttaggtttcaactaaaggtcccttcagtctgcctatattagaaatgtaaatcagctttttaatgctcattttaacgggttttcttcagcctgcctatattagaaatgtaaatcagcttttttaatgctcattttaagggttttgtttatttaaatatgtaaatcagctgttaagttttgttttttgttgatttaaacatgtaaatctataaataaaatgtacttactcattttaactggtagggctatgttgttggttttttaacgtttacgttgttaaattttttgacaatttacgtttacgcccttacattttttgacaattatctagacaatatttgagaagcttttttttcacgtcgttacattttttgacaatttacgtttacgcccttacattttttgacaattatctagacaatatttgagaagcttttttttcacttttacgccgttactttactcccatctgcgggcagagaggcgggaccaagcacagcctgctcgctttgaatcaaagcagtgcggtttaatgtgtctagaagtaggctattgacccttgtgctcgctttgaatcagagcagcgcgagtctaggctatagactatagtgcatctagaagtaggctattgaccattgagcacattgtcatgcagcgagttttctgactttccggtaactttttagatgcgaagcaccagcaacaagagaaagctgtctcccgacactttgatgtttctgattctgaatgacaacaaatagttcgcgcatgagccagaaaacaatataggtcctaacagtgttgaaaacattacagaacccatgcacctgtgttaagcccatggctacgagagagagacgttaaatcgctacgttaacactgcacaggagcgcgttctctctccgccgcgtctttgcatgaacaaatgaaatggtaattgaataatagtttgccagtattgcagggtgtattaaacccagtgtacgttggggtgcaagggagagcaaggaagagagcagcatctgtgattaaccgcttcgaaatgtgtgcgtaaaacctgctgttaaccagtggattttgtgaagcttgaagtgtaccgcattaaaaaaaaaagctttgtttgatttcgtgtttgtattttactttgacgttgcctatagtcctcagtttatctgtattttcagtt contains:
- the nts gene encoding neurotensin/neuromedin N, encoding MEVTSVTILADAEQDTRTIEEELLSNFFTSKLKQSKHSTILWRLTLLQVCGLLDGLEGAWQPESDGPIEDEDEDYRPRLPPLSSQSAEDVYTLQSLCRVLKPREVSDVEEYLSSDALLKRKSPYILKRQAAYSSNKQPRRPYILKRSPILY